A part of Streptomyces sp. NBC_01210 genomic DNA contains:
- a CDS encoding cold-shock protein, with protein sequence MPTGKVKWFNSEKGFGFLSRDDGGDVFVHSSVLPTGVDALKPGQRVEFGVVAGQRGDQALSVTVLDPTPSVAAAQRRKPDELASIVQDLTTLLENITPMLERGRYPDKVHGGKIAGLLRAVADQLDV encoded by the coding sequence GTGCCTACCGGCAAGGTCAAATGGTTCAACAGCGAGAAGGGCTTCGGCTTTCTCTCCCGCGACGACGGCGGCGACGTCTTCGTTCACTCGTCGGTGCTCCCCACGGGGGTCGACGCGCTCAAGCCGGGCCAGCGCGTCGAGTTCGGCGTCGTGGCAGGACAACGTGGTGACCAGGCACTTTCGGTGACAGTTCTCGACCCGACCCCCTCCGTGGCAGCGGCCCAGCGTCGCAAGCCCGACGAGCTGGCGTCCATCGTGCAGGACCTGACGACCCTGCTGGAGAACATCACGCCGATGCTGGAGCGCGGCCGGTACCCCGACAAGGTGCACGGCGGCAAGATCGCGGGCCTGCTGCGGGCGGTAGCGGACCAGCTGGACGTCTAG
- a CDS encoding HAD family hydrolase: MAPMATHPLTVGFDLDMTLIDSRPGIHAAYRALSAETGVWIDADLAVTRLGPPLELELAHWFPQEQIQEMGDRYREIYPTYAIEPTLALPGAREAVAAVQELGGRAIVVTAKHEPNAKLHLAHLGIAPDEVIGWLWAEAKAEALREHGASVYVGDHTGDVRGAHTAEALAVAVPTGPCDAAELREAGADVILDDLTAFPDWLRGYSRNWQELAGTNRNQPGPAGTSRN; encoded by the coding sequence ATGGCCCCCATGGCTACGCATCCGCTGACGGTCGGCTTCGACCTCGATATGACGCTGATCGACTCCCGGCCCGGCATCCACGCCGCGTACCGTGCGCTCTCGGCCGAGACCGGGGTGTGGATCGACGCCGACCTGGCCGTCACCCGGCTCGGGCCGCCTCTCGAACTGGAGCTGGCGCACTGGTTCCCCCAGGAGCAGATACAGGAGATGGGCGACCGCTACCGCGAGATCTACCCCACGTACGCGATCGAGCCGACCCTCGCCCTGCCCGGCGCCCGCGAGGCCGTCGCCGCCGTCCAGGAGCTCGGCGGCCGCGCCATCGTGGTCACCGCAAAGCATGAGCCGAACGCCAAACTCCACCTCGCCCACCTGGGCATCGCTCCGGACGAGGTCATCGGCTGGCTGTGGGCGGAGGCCAAGGCGGAGGCGTTGCGTGAGCACGGCGCGAGCGTGTACGTCGGCGACCACACCGGAGACGTACGCGGCGCGCACACGGCCGAGGCACTCGCGGTCGCCGTGCCGACCGGCCCGTGCGACGCGGCGGAACTGCGTGAGGCCGGCGCGGACGTGATCCTGGACGATCTGACAGCGTTCCCGGACTGGCTGCGCGGCTACAGCCGGAACTGGCAGGAACTGGCAGGAACCAACCGGAACCAGCCCGGACCAGCCGGAACCAGCCGGAACTAG
- a CDS encoding helicase-associated domain-containing protein, giving the protein MGTMPEGSSPSSPGSPRTLAEALRTRGDEELAVLLRARPDLLNPVPNDLTQLATRAGTRASVVRALERLDRFTLQTAEALAVAPDPASYDTLLALLTGYEGDATIEAALPHAVGVLRAQALVWGGDDRLRLVRTARELLAPSPTRPSPTGLGPTVAEATAGMSPTRLQEILAAAGLPSSHDPVSAVAALTSLFTDRTRMESLLDTAPPDALTVLDRLVWGPPYGEVTANPTPPVRWLRDRGLLLPASPRTVVLPREAALHLRAGRAHRTPEPVPPAVTPAATASITAGRPQVVDSTAAGQAYTALSTVEDLLKDWHEGGPAVLRSGGLSVRDLKRAATALDTTEQMAAFWLELAYAAGLLASDGEADERYAPTPAYDEWLTLPSAERWAPLAGAWLKATRTPGLVGSQDAKGRTLSALGPDLDRSAALEVRRRVLELLAALPTGTAPDPETVLARLRWERPVRGGGAAGPDTNAARSAAGGPTDLRSRIAAWTLMEAEVLGVTGRGALSTHGRALLGGTGPTGSGDGARTPTGAEAETGPGAGSEAETGPGAGSEAETGPGAGSEAETGPGAGSEAETGPGAAAEPAPHGAVTPGFTGEPDAHAAARALAPLLPAPLDHVLLQADLTAVAPGPLDRPLAETLSVLADVESKGGATVYRFTPGSVRRALDAGRSASELHTFLATHSRTPVPQPLSYLIDDVARRHGHLRIGAASAYVRCDDDALLGEILADKRSQGLRLRRLAPTVLAAQADPATLLEGLRTMGYAPAAESAEGDVLITRAHARRTPPRTPPVPVPDGPPLPDGILLGAAVKAIRAGDLAATVVRKPVPEPARNGELPRTTSAETLATVQAAALTGSALWIGYVNADGAASQRVIAPVRVEGGFVTAYDHTADEVRTYPLHRITGVAELADDPT; this is encoded by the coding sequence ATGGGGACCATGCCCGAAGGAAGCAGTCCGAGCAGTCCAGGCAGCCCGCGCACGCTCGCCGAAGCCCTGCGCACCCGCGGCGACGAGGAGCTCGCCGTACTGCTGCGCGCCCGCCCCGATCTGCTGAACCCCGTGCCGAACGACCTGACGCAGCTCGCCACCCGGGCCGGCACCCGCGCCTCCGTCGTACGCGCCCTGGAACGTCTCGACCGGTTCACGCTGCAGACCGCCGAGGCGCTGGCCGTGGCCCCCGACCCCGCCTCGTACGACACCCTGCTCGCGCTGCTGACCGGCTACGAGGGCGACGCCACGATCGAGGCGGCCCTGCCGCACGCCGTCGGCGTGCTGCGCGCGCAGGCCCTGGTCTGGGGCGGCGACGACCGGCTGCGGCTGGTGCGCACCGCGCGCGAACTCCTCGCCCCGTCCCCCACCCGTCCCTCTCCGACCGGCCTGGGGCCGACCGTCGCCGAGGCCACCGCCGGTATGTCGCCGACCCGGCTGCAGGAGATCCTGGCGGCTGCCGGGCTGCCGTCGTCGCACGACCCGGTCTCCGCGGTCGCCGCGCTGACCTCGCTGTTCACGGACCGAACGCGGATGGAGTCGCTGCTGGACACCGCACCGCCCGATGCGCTGACGGTCCTCGACCGGCTGGTCTGGGGCCCTCCGTACGGAGAGGTGACGGCCAACCCCACGCCACCGGTGCGGTGGCTGCGCGACCGTGGGCTGCTGCTGCCCGCGTCACCGCGCACGGTCGTGCTGCCGCGCGAGGCAGCGCTGCATCTGCGGGCCGGCCGCGCGCATCGCACGCCGGAGCCGGTGCCGCCGGCGGTCACGCCGGCCGCGACCGCGTCGATCACCGCGGGCCGTCCACAGGTTGTGGACAGTACGGCGGCGGGCCAGGCGTACACCGCGCTCTCGACGGTCGAGGACCTGCTGAAGGACTGGCACGAGGGCGGCCCTGCGGTGCTCAGATCCGGCGGTCTGTCGGTACGTGACCTCAAGCGCGCGGCCACCGCACTGGACACCACCGAGCAGATGGCCGCGTTCTGGCTCGAACTCGCTTACGCAGCAGGCCTGTTGGCGTCCGACGGCGAGGCGGACGAGCGGTACGCGCCAACGCCCGCGTACGACGAGTGGCTGACCCTCCCCTCGGCGGAACGGTGGGCACCCCTCGCCGGCGCCTGGCTCAAGGCGACCCGCACACCGGGCCTGGTCGGCAGCCAGGACGCCAAGGGCCGTACGCTCTCCGCCCTCGGCCCGGACCTTGACCGCTCGGCGGCACTGGAGGTCCGCCGCCGGGTCCTCGAGCTCCTGGCCGCACTCCCGACGGGCACGGCACCCGACCCGGAGACGGTGCTGGCCCGGCTGCGCTGGGAACGCCCGGTGCGGGGCGGTGGCGCGGCGGGCCCGGACACGAACGCGGCCCGGAGCGCGGCGGGCGGCCCGACGGACCTGCGCTCACGGATCGCGGCGTGGACGCTGATGGAGGCGGAGGTGCTGGGCGTCACCGGCCGCGGGGCGCTGTCGACGCACGGACGGGCGCTGCTGGGCGGCACGGGCCCGACGGGGTCGGGTGACGGCGCGCGGACGCCGACGGGCGCCGAAGCGGAGACCGGCCCAGGCGCGGGTTCCGAAGCGGAGACCGGCCCAGGCGCGGGTTCCGAAGCGGAGACCGGCCCAGGCGCGGGTTCCGAAGCGGAGACCGGCCCAGGCGCGGGTTCCGAAGCGGAGACCGGCCCAGGCGCGGCCGCCGAACCCGCCCCGCACGGCGCGGTCACACCCGGCTTCACCGGCGAGCCCGACGCGCACGCCGCCGCCCGCGCCCTCGCGCCGCTCCTCCCCGCGCCGCTCGATCACGTCCTTCTGCAGGCCGACCTCACCGCCGTTGCCCCCGGGCCCCTCGATCGGCCGCTCGCCGAGACCCTCTCCGTGCTCGCCGACGTCGAGTCCAAGGGCGGCGCGACCGTCTACCGCTTCACGCCCGGCTCCGTACGCCGCGCACTCGACGCCGGGCGGTCCGCCTCCGAACTGCACACCTTCCTCGCCACGCACTCCCGCACCCCGGTGCCGCAGCCGCTCAGCTACCTCATCGACGACGTGGCCCGCCGCCACGGCCATCTACGGATCGGCGCCGCCTCCGCCTACGTACGCTGCGACGACGACGCGCTGCTCGGCGAGATCCTCGCCGACAAGCGGTCCCAGGGCCTGCGGCTGCGCCGGCTGGCCCCCACCGTGCTGGCGGCCCAGGCCGATCCCGCGACACTCCTCGAGGGGCTGCGCACCATGGGCTACGCGCCGGCCGCCGAGTCCGCGGAGGGCGATGTGCTGATCACCCGCGCCCACGCCCGCCGCACCCCGCCCCGCACCCCGCCCGTCCCGGTCCCGGACGGACCGCCCCTGCCCGACGGGATACTGCTCGGCGCCGCGGTGAAGGCGATCAGGGCGGGCGACCTCGCGGCCACCGTCGTGCGCAAGCCCGTTCCGGAACCTGCGAGGAACGGCGAGCTCCCCCGTACGACCTCCGCCGAGACTCTCGCCACCGTGCAGGCCGCGGCGCTGACCGGCTCCGCCCTCTGGATCGGCTACGTCAACGCGGACGGCGCGGCGAGCCAGCGCGTCATCGCACCCGTACGCGTCGAGGGCGGATTCGTCACGGCGTACGACCACACCGCGGACGAGGTCCGTACGTACCCGCTGCACCGCATCACCGGCGTCGCCGAACTCGCGGACGACCCCACCTGA
- a CDS encoding VanZ family protein produces the protein MTTGAQPRTSWGRTALRVCAVVVAFLALVAFSAVLARLTLAPSHASADIATANLRPGSSLRQYAEDYTFLAACKQVGGNLLLGVPFGVLLPVFVPRSMRMVRVIALTVLVMALVELAQGALVEGRAFDVDDVILNTTGALLGYLLLGRRFAHATAKRPARPVRRVKPGRRVKPGRRVKPAKRVKPARRVKPVERVKAFRWGRPRVRRRR, from the coding sequence ATGACAACGGGAGCACAGCCCCGTACATCGTGGGGCAGGACAGCATTGCGCGTATGCGCCGTGGTGGTGGCCTTTCTGGCGCTGGTGGCCTTCTCGGCCGTACTGGCCAGACTGACCCTCGCCCCTTCGCACGCCTCCGCGGACATCGCCACGGCCAACCTCAGGCCCGGCTCGTCGCTGCGCCAGTACGCCGAGGACTACACCTTCCTGGCCGCGTGCAAGCAGGTCGGCGGCAATCTGCTGCTGGGTGTGCCCTTCGGTGTGCTGCTGCCCGTCTTCGTACCGCGCTCGATGCGCATGGTGCGGGTGATCGCGCTCACCGTGCTGGTGATGGCGCTGGTCGAGCTGGCGCAGGGCGCGTTGGTGGAGGGGCGGGCCTTCGACGTGGACGACGTCATCCTCAACACGACGGGTGCGCTGCTGGGCTATCTGCTGCTGGGGCGCAGGTTCGCGCATGCGACAGCGAAGAGGCCTGCCAGGCCCGTCAGGCGCGTGAAGCCCGGCAGGCGTGTGAAGCCCGGCAGGCGTGTGAAGCCTGCCAAGCGTGTGAAGCCTGCCAGGCGTGTGAAGCCTGTCGAGCGTGTGAAGGCGTTCAGGTGGGGTCGTCCGCGAGTTCGGCGACGCCGGTGA
- a CDS encoding DNA repair helicase XPB: MNGPLIVQSDKTLLLEVDHEQADACRRAIAPFAELERAPEHIHTYRVTPLGLWNARAAGHDAEQVVDALVAYSRYPVPHALLVDVAETMARYGRLTLSKHPVHGLVLTTTDRPVLEEILRSRKVQPLVGTRIDPDTVAVHPSERGQIKQTLLKLGWPAEDLAGYVDGEAHRIDLDETGWGLRPYQKQAVEGFWHGGSGVVVLPCGAGKTLVGAGAMAQAKATTLILVTNTVSARQWKHELVKRTSLTEDEIGEYSGTRKEIRPVTIATYQVLTTKRKGIYPHLELFDSRDWGLVIYDEVHLLPAPVFKFTADLQARRRLGLTATLVREDGRESDVFSLIGPKRFDAPWKEIEAQGYIAPADCVEVRVNLTDSERLAYATAETEEKYRYCATTETKRKVTEALVRRFEGQQILVIGQYIDQLDELGEHLNAPVIKGETSNAQREKLFDAFRQGEISVLVVSKVANFSIDLPEATVAIQVSGTFGSRQEEAQRLGRVLRPKADGHQAHFYSVVARDTIDQDFAAHRQRFLAEQGYAYRIVDADELLASD, translated from the coding sequence GTGAACGGACCCCTCATCGTCCAAAGCGACAAAACTCTCCTCCTCGAGGTGGACCACGAGCAGGCGGACGCCTGCCGTCGCGCCATCGCGCCCTTCGCGGAACTGGAGCGTGCCCCCGAGCACATCCACACCTACCGGGTCACCCCGCTCGGCCTGTGGAACGCCCGCGCCGCCGGGCACGACGCCGAGCAGGTCGTCGACGCGCTCGTGGCGTACTCCCGCTACCCCGTCCCGCACGCCCTCCTCGTCGATGTCGCCGAGACGATGGCCCGCTACGGCCGGCTCACCCTCTCCAAGCACCCCGTCCACGGGCTTGTGCTGACCACCACCGACCGCCCGGTGCTCGAGGAGATCCTGCGGTCCAGGAAGGTCCAGCCGCTGGTCGGGACCCGGATCGACCCGGACACAGTCGCCGTCCATCCCTCCGAGCGCGGCCAGATCAAGCAGACGCTGCTGAAGCTGGGCTGGCCGGCCGAGGACCTCGCCGGTTACGTCGACGGCGAGGCGCACCGTATCGATCTGGACGAGACGGGCTGGGGGCTGCGCCCGTACCAGAAGCAGGCCGTCGAGGGCTTCTGGCACGGCGGCTCGGGTGTCGTCGTACTGCCCTGCGGCGCCGGAAAGACGCTGGTCGGAGCCGGTGCGATGGCGCAGGCGAAGGCGACGACGCTGATCCTGGTGACGAACACCGTCTCCGCGCGGCAGTGGAAGCACGAACTGGTGAAGCGCACCTCGCTGACCGAGGACGAGATCGGCGAGTACAGCGGTACGCGGAAGGAGATCCGCCCCGTCACCATCGCCACGTACCAGGTGCTGACGACGAAGCGGAAGGGGATCTATCCCCATCTGGAGCTCTTCGACTCCCGCGACTGGGGCCTGGTCATCTACGACGAGGTGCATCTGCTGCCCGCGCCGGTCTTCAAGTTCACGGCGGATCTGCAGGCCAGGCGCCGGCTCGGGCTGACCGCGACGCTCGTACGCGAGGACGGCCGCGAGTCGGACGTCTTCTCGCTCATCGGGCCGAAGCGTTTCGACGCGCCCTGGAAGGAGATCGAGGCGCAGGGCTATATCGCGCCCGCGGACTGTGTGGAGGTACGGGTCAATCTCACCGACTCCGAGCGGCTTGCGTACGCGACCGCCGAGACGGAGGAGAAGTACCGTTACTGCGCGACGACCGAGACCAAGCGCAAGGTGACGGAAGCGCTGGTGCGGAGGTTCGAGGGCCAGCAGATCCTCGTCATCGGCCAGTACATCGACCAGCTCGACGAGCTGGGCGAGCACCTGAACGCGCCGGTCATCAAGGGTGAGACGTCGAACGCGCAGCGCGAGAAGCTCTTCGACGCCTTCCGCCAGGGCGAGATCTCGGTGCTCGTCGTCTCGAAGGTCGCGAACTTCTCGATCGACCTGCCGGAGGCGACGGTCGCGATCCAGGTGTCGGGCACCTTCGGCTCCCGCCAGGAGGAGGCGCAGCGGTTGGGACGTGTGCTGCGGCCGAAGGCGGACGGTCACCAGGCCCACTTCTACTCGGTGGTCGCGCGGGACACGATCGACCAGGACTTCGCGGCGCACCGCCAGCGGTTCCTGGCGGAACAGGGGTACGCGTACCGGATCGTGGACGCGGACGAGCTGCTGGCGAGCGACTGA
- a CDS encoding glycosyltransferase 87 family protein, translating to MKYRNVTPRLLTAVTVVALALSLTALAALCVAQRIPVADTLVYRVEGAAVANGIDLYGLTVTDWRLPATCPPFAAILFVPTTWLPVPALKVVFVVGNAALLALLVRLSCRFAGLPARTPLVIAAIAAGLWLEPVFQTLLFGQINLALVCLVLWDLSRDEEAIGKGFALGVAAGVKLTPAVFIVHLLITGRVRAGLTALASFTATVLLGALVLPHASAEFWTRRIFGTGRADKAWATENQSLQGLFARVLHTPDPGTVWLLAAAVTGVAGLWIARRVPERWGVLTVAYTALLVSPISWSHHWVWCVPLLAVLIAEGRTRTAAAVAAVFMARTLWLVPHHGEPALRLPWWQQSLASPYPLLGIALLAYAGGRTASALTLPGPRGEYLRTDDLSTSPEVPAGRPEVDCRP from the coding sequence GTGAAGTACCGGAACGTGACCCCTCGTTTACTCACCGCAGTAACCGTCGTCGCCCTCGCACTCTCCCTCACCGCGCTCGCCGCGCTCTGCGTCGCCCAGCGCATCCCCGTGGCCGACACCCTCGTGTACCGGGTCGAGGGGGCGGCCGTCGCGAACGGCATCGATCTCTACGGACTCACGGTCACCGATTGGCGACTTCCCGCCACCTGTCCGCCCTTCGCCGCGATCCTCTTCGTACCGACCACCTGGCTGCCCGTTCCGGCGCTCAAGGTGGTCTTCGTCGTCGGGAACGCGGCTCTGCTCGCTCTACTCGTGCGCCTCTCCTGCCGGTTCGCCGGGCTCCCGGCGCGGACCCCGCTGGTCATCGCCGCGATCGCCGCCGGCCTCTGGCTCGAACCGGTCTTCCAGACCCTCCTCTTCGGGCAGATCAACCTTGCACTCGTCTGCCTGGTGCTGTGGGACCTGTCGCGGGACGAGGAAGCCATCGGCAAGGGCTTCGCGCTCGGCGTCGCGGCCGGAGTGAAGCTCACGCCCGCCGTGTTCATCGTCCATCTCCTGATCACCGGCCGGGTACGGGCCGGGCTCACCGCGCTCGCCTCCTTCACCGCCACGGTGCTGCTGGGCGCACTCGTACTCCCGCATGCCAGCGCCGAATTCTGGACCCGGCGCATCTTCGGGACCGGCCGGGCCGACAAGGCCTGGGCCACCGAAAACCAGTCGCTGCAAGGGCTCTTCGCGCGGGTGCTGCACACCCCGGACCCGGGCACGGTATGGCTGCTCGCGGCGGCGGTGACCGGTGTGGCGGGCCTGTGGATCGCCCGCCGGGTGCCGGAGCGGTGGGGCGTGCTGACCGTCGCGTACACCGCGCTGCTCGTCTCGCCGATCAGCTGGTCGCACCACTGGGTGTGGTGCGTACCGCTGCTGGCGGTCCTGATCGCCGAGGGCCGGACCCGTACGGCAGCCGCCGTGGCCGCGGTCTTCATGGCCCGTACGCTCTGGCTGGTCCCGCACCACGGCGAGCCGGCCCTCCGACTCCCCTGGTGGCAGCAGTCGTTGGCATCGCCCTACCCGCTGCTGGGGATCGCGCTGCTGGCGTACGCGGGAGGGCGGACCGCGTCCGCCCTGACACTTCCCGGGCCCCGAGGTGAGTACCTGCGCACGGACGATCTGAGTACGTCGCCCGAGGTGCCGGCCGGACGCCCGGAGGTTGACTGTCGTCCATGA
- a CDS encoding HelD family protein: MPAHIPEPTEPSSAEPGSLDPGSLDPGSVDPLGRERAHLADSRAALRAMREDVQALDIRDVTANWVNAAVLGAQIEERIKALADLSHTPLFFGRLDYLHVVGAEQAEGASGERFYIGRRHVHDADGEPMVIDWRAPVSQPFYRASKKDPLDVGLRRRFGYTGGDLTAYEDEHLTDPATDTFSGSAGGSRTSKLLQAEIERPRVGPMRDIVATIQPEQDEIVRSGLGGTVCVQGGPGTGKTAVGLHRVAYLLYAHRERLARTGTLVIGPNRSFLHYIEQVLPALGELEVKQATVDDLVVAPLLERHSEVRGTDAADAAVIKGDARMAEVLRRAVRAHVTMPTEPLMVVRGSRRWRVPAYEIEEIVRELLDRDIRYGAAREALPQRIAHAVLVRMEQAGEAPDDRVQDAVARNPAVKAAVKAVWPPVDPAKLVLRLLSDAEFLAEHAEGLLNADEQKTVLWAKPARSVRAATWSSADAVLIDEANDLVQRTHSLGHVVLDEAQDLSPMQYRAVGRRCTTGSATVLGDLAQGTTPWATASWADALVHLGKADAVVEELTAGFRVPREVIAYASRLLPHMSPGLAEVRSVRESPGSLEVREVADVAGLDTAVVTACTESLRHAGSIGLIAADARIPALAEALTAAGHAFLSPGEETTAESRLTLVPASLAKGLEYDYVVLDEPAAVVDGEPDERTGLRRLYVALTRAVSGLTVLHAAPLPGQLGGQ, encoded by the coding sequence GTGCCCGCGCACATCCCTGAACCCACCGAGCCCAGCTCCGCCGAGCCCGGCTCCCTCGACCCCGGCTCCCTCGACCCCGGCTCCGTCGATCCGCTGGGGCGCGAACGGGCCCATCTCGCCGACTCGCGTGCCGCGCTCCGCGCGATGCGCGAGGACGTCCAGGCACTCGACATCCGCGATGTCACCGCGAACTGGGTCAACGCCGCCGTCCTGGGGGCCCAGATCGAGGAGCGCATCAAGGCGCTCGCCGATCTCTCCCACACGCCGCTCTTCTTCGGCCGGCTGGACTATCTGCATGTGGTCGGCGCGGAACAGGCGGAGGGCGCATCGGGAGAGCGCTTCTACATCGGCCGCCGCCATGTCCACGACGCGGACGGCGAACCGATGGTCATCGACTGGCGCGCGCCGGTCTCGCAGCCGTTCTACCGGGCGTCGAAGAAGGACCCGCTGGACGTCGGCCTGCGGCGGCGCTTCGGCTACACGGGCGGCGACCTCACGGCATACGAGGACGAGCATCTGACCGACCCGGCCACCGATACGTTCTCCGGTTCCGCCGGGGGGTCACGGACGAGCAAACTGCTCCAGGCCGAGATCGAACGCCCGCGCGTCGGCCCGATGCGGGACATCGTCGCCACGATCCAGCCGGAGCAGGACGAGATCGTACGGTCCGGGCTCGGCGGCACCGTGTGTGTCCAGGGCGGTCCGGGCACCGGAAAGACCGCGGTGGGCCTGCACCGGGTCGCGTATCTGCTGTACGCGCACCGTGAGCGGCTTGCCCGGACCGGGACGCTGGTGATCGGGCCGAACCGTTCCTTCCTCCACTACATCGAGCAAGTGCTGCCCGCGCTCGGAGAGTTGGAGGTCAAGCAGGCGACGGTCGACGACCTGGTAGTGGCGCCGCTGCTGGAAAGACACAGTGAGGTACGCGGCACGGATGCGGCGGACGCGGCGGTCATCAAGGGCGATGCCCGGATGGCGGAGGTGCTGCGCCGGGCGGTCCGCGCCCATGTGACGATGCCGACCGAGCCGCTGATGGTGGTGCGCGGCTCGCGGCGGTGGCGGGTCCCCGCGTACGAAATCGAGGAGATCGTACGGGAGTTGCTCGATCGCGACATCCGCTACGGCGCGGCGCGCGAGGCTCTTCCGCAGCGGATCGCGCATGCGGTGCTGGTACGTATGGAGCAGGCGGGCGAGGCGCCGGACGACCGGGTGCAGGACGCGGTGGCGCGCAATCCCGCGGTGAAGGCGGCGGTCAAGGCGGTGTGGCCGCCGGTGGACCCGGCGAAGCTGGTACTGCGGCTGCTGTCGGACGCGGAGTTTCTGGCGGAGCACGCGGAGGGGCTGCTGAATGCGGACGAACAGAAGACGGTGCTGTGGGCGAAGCCGGCACGTAGCGTGCGGGCCGCCACGTGGTCTTCCGCGGATGCGGTGTTGATCGACGAGGCGAACGATCTGGTGCAGCGCACGCACTCACTCGGCCATGTCGTGCTGGACGAGGCGCAGGACCTGTCGCCCATGCAGTACCGCGCGGTGGGCCGGCGCTGCACGACGGGCTCGGCGACGGTTCTCGGCGATCTTGCGCAGGGCACCACGCCCTGGGCGACGGCGAGTTGGGCCGACGCGCTCGTGCATCTCGGCAAGGCGGATGCGGTGGTGGAGGAGCTGACGGCCGGTTTCCGCGTGCCGCGCGAGGTGATCGCGTACGCCTCGCGACTGCTGCCGCACATGTCGCCGGGCCTGGCGGAGGTCCGGTCGGTCCGTGAGTCGCCGGGCTCCCTGGAGGTACGGGAGGTGGCGGACGTCGCCGGTCTGGACACGGCGGTGGTGACCGCCTGTACCGAGTCGCTGCGCCACGCGGGTTCGATCGGCCTGATCGCCGCGGATGCCCGGATCCCGGCGCTGGCCGAGGCCCTGACGGCGGCCGGCCACGCATTTCTCTCGCCCGGCGAGGAGACGACCGCCGAGTCCCGCCTCACCTTGGTCCCGGCGTCGCTCGCCAAGGGCCTGGAGTACGACTACGTGGTGCTGGACGAGCCCGCCGCGGTCGTCGACGGCGAGCCCGACGAACGGACCGGCCTGCGTCGGCTCTATGTGGCCCTGACCCGGGCAGTATCAGGACTGACCGTCCTGCACGCCGCCCCGCTGCCCGGTCAACTCGGCGGTCAGTAG
- a CDS encoding copper homeostasis protein CutC encodes MSNRAVLEVIALDTEDAVAAQSGGADRLELVTDMAADGLTPTRETYARIRAAVDIPLRVMLRLADGFAAGDVSGVDALVRAARELRAEGAEEFVLGFLDENGNPDLVAVERVVAELNGCRWTFHRAIDRAADRDALRKQLADLPGLDTYLTAGAAEGVDAGLPTLLAEAARRGEPGYEPQILVGGGLRLDHLPALRSAGVDAFHIGGAARPGGWSAPVAAPAVREWREALDG; translated from the coding sequence ATGAGCAACCGTGCAGTCCTGGAGGTGATCGCTCTCGACACGGAGGACGCGGTCGCCGCCCAGTCCGGAGGGGCCGACCGGCTCGAGCTCGTCACCGACATGGCGGCCGACGGGCTGACTCCGACCCGGGAGACATACGCCCGGATCCGCGCGGCCGTCGACATCCCGCTGCGCGTGATGCTGCGCCTCGCCGACGGGTTCGCCGCGGGTGACGTGAGCGGCGTGGACGCGCTGGTGCGGGCCGCGCGAGAGCTGCGGGCGGAGGGTGCGGAGGAGTTCGTGCTCGGGTTCCTGGACGAGAACGGCAACCCCGATCTGGTCGCGGTGGAGCGGGTGGTGGCGGAGCTGAACGGCTGCCGGTGGACGTTCCACCGGGCGATCGACCGGGCGGCGGACCGCGATGCGCTGCGCAAGCAGTTGGCGGATTTGCCGGGTCTGGACACCTATCTGACCGCGGGCGCGGCCGAGGGTGTCGACGCCGGGCTTCCGACGCTGCTGGCGGAGGCGGCGCGACGGGGTGAACCGGGTTACGAGCCGCAGATCCTGGTCGGCGGTGGCCTGCGCCTCGACCACTTGCCGGCGCTGCGGTCGGCGGGCGTGGACGCGTTCCATATCGGCGGCGCGGCGCGGCCGGGCGGCTGGTCGGCCCCGGTGGCGGCACCGGCGGTGCGGGAATGGCGGGAGGCGCTGGACGGGTGA
- a CDS encoding DUF6479 family protein — MNALMLAQNSPVSDLAVAEQLKGAVPFIFGVFLIALLAGAMWFDGRRRDQQRVPPRPEEQPKPPDHPTHIEEVREPDEDDFPHDGGRLLPYNMKTHSTHSPSMKPEAAPPPGEDSGSASGSGGQGGSGGPGGSGGASGSGGPGG; from the coding sequence ATGAACGCCTTGATGCTCGCCCAGAACAGCCCGGTTTCCGACCTCGCGGTCGCTGAGCAGCTGAAGGGAGCCGTGCCCTTCATCTTCGGAGTCTTCCTCATCGCGCTCCTGGCGGGCGCCATGTGGTTTGACGGGAGACGGCGGGATCAGCAGCGGGTCCCGCCGCGTCCCGAGGAGCAGCCGAAGCCGCCCGACCATCCGACGCACATCGAAGAGGTTCGTGAGCCGGACGAGGACGACTTCCCGCATGACGGCGGGCGGCTCCTCCCGTACAACATGAAGACCCACAGCACGCACAGCCCCAGCATGAAGCCCGAGGCCGCGCCTCCGCCCGGGGAGGACAGTGGCAGCGCGTCCGGGAGCGGTGGCCAGGGCGGAAGCGGTGGCCCCGGCGGGAGTGGCGGCGCGTCCGGAAGCGGCGGCCCGGGCGGCTGA